Proteins from a single region of Stappia sp. ES.058:
- the dctP gene encoding TRAP transporter substrate-binding protein DctP, whose protein sequence is MKFARIAAGLAVGVGLGVASFMSSALAEDTTLRITLQLPMKSHLGQNVALFKEKVEDLSNGEVSVEIYDSAQLYKDSEVPQAVGSGAIEMGVASLTRYVGDVPAVDLFYMPFLLNNEELVRKAVAPDSPVRAPLDEAILGTGSRVLWWQAYGGVVLLSKEAPLKTPADIEGKKVRVFGKTLGEWIKAAGGAPTLISGSEQYIAYQRGTVDIGMTGVSGVKSRRLWEVMDTITVTNNADIEFIVVVNEDFWQGLPEQHRAWITQAARESEQDVRDRMASIEAEAYAMAKDNGMTVYRLSDEEVAAWKAAAQPVYDQFKDDAGELGQKVLDAARNLAE, encoded by the coding sequence ATGAAATTTGCGCGCATTGCCGCCGGCTTGGCGGTTGGCGTGGGCCTTGGCGTGGCATCGTTCATGTCGTCTGCGCTCGCGGAAGACACCACGCTCCGCATCACGCTGCAATTGCCGATGAAGAGCCACCTCGGCCAGAACGTTGCGCTCTTCAAGGAGAAGGTTGAGGATCTGTCGAACGGTGAGGTCTCGGTCGAGATCTACGATTCCGCGCAGCTCTACAAGGACAGCGAAGTCCCGCAGGCCGTCGGCTCGGGCGCGATCGAGATGGGCGTGGCATCGCTCACCCGCTATGTCGGCGACGTTCCGGCGGTTGATCTTTTCTACATGCCGTTCCTGCTGAACAACGAGGAACTGGTGCGCAAGGCCGTCGCGCCGGACAGCCCGGTTCGTGCGCCGCTTGACGAAGCGATCCTCGGTACCGGCAGCCGCGTGCTGTGGTGGCAGGCCTATGGTGGCGTCGTGCTCCTGTCCAAGGAGGCCCCGCTGAAGACGCCGGCCGACATCGAGGGCAAGAAGGTGCGCGTCTTCGGCAAGACGCTGGGCGAGTGGATCAAGGCGGCCGGCGGCGCGCCGACGCTGATTTCCGGCTCAGAGCAGTATATCGCTTATCAGCGCGGCACGGTCGACATCGGCATGACCGGTGTGTCCGGCGTGAAGAGCCGGCGCCTTTGGGAGGTGATGGACACGATCACCGTCACCAACAACGCGGACATCGAGTTCATCGTGGTGGTCAACGAGGACTTCTGGCAGGGCCTGCCGGAGCAGCACCGCGCCTGGATTACCCAGGCTGCGCGCGAGTCGGAGCAGGACGTGCGTGACCGCATGGCCTCCATCGAGGCGGAAGCCTATGCGATGGCCAAGGACAACGGCATGACCGTCTATCGGCTGAGCGACGAGGAAGTCGCGGCCTGGAAGGCGGCGGCGCAGCCGGTCTACGACCAGTTCAAGGATGATGCCGGCGAACTGGGTCAAAAGGTCCTCGACGCCGCGCGCAACCTCGCCGAATAG
- a CDS encoding TRAP transporter small permease — MLRIIDGASRFAGLIAGWGYFLIALMLGYEVLMRYLGDPTIWAEELSRMFLIWATFGGAALLLHRRQHIVITLLTDSLSPGARRAQELFVLAFIIALSAVVVYYGADIALDSFTRGRTTGSMLDVPAWWSQASIPACFTLLGIQAFAEAVRVALNGVDTARPTRIDH; from the coding sequence ATGTTGCGGATCATCGACGGCGCCTCGCGCTTTGCCGGCCTGATTGCGGGCTGGGGCTATTTCCTCATCGCATTGATGCTCGGATACGAGGTTTTGATGCGCTATCTCGGCGACCCGACGATCTGGGCCGAGGAACTGTCGCGCATGTTCCTGATCTGGGCGACCTTCGGCGGTGCCGCGCTGTTGCTGCATCGTCGCCAGCACATCGTGATCACGCTTCTGACCGACAGTCTGTCGCCGGGCGCACGCCGGGCGCAGGAGCTGTTCGTGCTCGCCTTCATCATCGCCCTTTCGGCTGTGGTGGTTTACTACGGCGCTGATATCGCGCTGGATTCCTTCACGCGCGGGCGCACCACCGGCTCCATGCTCGACGTCCCGGCCTGGTGGTCGCAGGCTTCGATCCCCGCCTGTTTCACGCTGCTGGGTATCCAGGCATTCGCCGAGGCTGTGCGGGTCGCGCTCAACGGCGTCGACACCGCCCGGCCGACGCGCATCGATCACTGA
- a CDS encoding TRAP transporter large permease, with amino-acid sequence MTSLLILAALFALLLAGIPVAFALTGLGFGLLAVGGFSPLMVPQGLLSSADSFVLVAVPLFLLMSNVLLKGGVGRDLFAAVQAWVGHWPGGLAVATILSCGIFAAISGSSVATAATIGTVAIPEMTQRGYPRRFVLGLLAAGGTLGILIPPSIPMIVYGVITEESIISLFLAGIGPGLLLMGLFIGWSVLYASFASDYKPSPKSSWDERRRTAIRAFPTVVLAALVIVGIYTGLFTPTEAAAVGFIGALVVVGIVLRTLDWPKLRDAVAEAMTTTVAILLIVAGAKVFGKAITLYRIPQDISMFLSEHISSAGMFVLLVALVLLVMGLFLEALSMMLIMVPVLSGALFALGLDPIWFGVFFVVMVECALITPPVGLNLYVIQAVGKATMGEVSSGVWPFLAIMLFSVLLIFWWTDLVLYIPFKM; translated from the coding sequence ATGACATCCCTGCTCATTCTCGCGGCGCTCTTTGCGCTTCTTCTCGCCGGCATCCCGGTTGCCTTCGCGCTGACCGGCCTCGGCTTCGGCCTGCTTGCGGTCGGCGGGTTCTCGCCACTGATGGTGCCGCAGGGCCTGTTGTCTTCCGCCGACAGCTTCGTGCTGGTCGCCGTGCCGCTGTTCCTGCTGATGTCCAATGTGCTTTTGAAGGGTGGCGTCGGGCGCGATCTCTTCGCCGCCGTCCAGGCCTGGGTCGGGCACTGGCCCGGCGGGCTTGCGGTTGCCACGATCCTGTCCTGCGGCATCTTTGCCGCGATATCTGGCTCTTCCGTCGCAACCGCTGCCACCATCGGCACGGTCGCGATCCCGGAGATGACGCAACGCGGTTACCCGCGTCGCTTCGTGCTCGGGCTTTTGGCCGCCGGCGGCACGCTCGGCATCCTGATCCCGCCGTCGATCCCGATGATCGTATATGGCGTGATCACGGAGGAATCGATCATCTCGCTGTTTCTGGCCGGCATCGGTCCGGGGCTGTTGCTGATGGGGCTCTTCATCGGCTGGTCCGTGCTCTACGCAAGCTTCGCCTCCGATTACAAGCCGAGCCCCAAGTCGAGCTGGGACGAACGGCGCCGGACGGCCATCCGTGCCTTTCCGACGGTGGTGCTGGCAGCGCTTGTGATCGTCGGCATCTACACTGGCCTGTTCACGCCGACGGAGGCGGCGGCCGTCGGCTTCATTGGTGCGCTGGTCGTCGTCGGTATCGTTCTGCGCACGCTCGACTGGCCGAAGCTGCGCGACGCGGTCGCCGAGGCGATGACCACCACCGTGGCGATCCTGCTGATCGTCGCCGGCGCCAAGGTCTTCGGCAAGGCGATCACGCTGTACCGGATCCCGCAGGACATCTCGATGTTCCTGTCGGAACACATTTCCTCCGCCGGCATGTTCGTGCTTCTGGTGGCGCTGGTGCTGCTGGTGATGGGGCTTTTCCTGGAAGCCCTGTCGATGATGCTGATCATGGTGCCGGTGCTGTCGGGCGCGCTCTTCGCGCTGGGTCTCGATCCGATCTGGTTTGGCGTCTTCTTCGTCGTGATGGTCGAATGCGCCCTGATCACCCCGCCGGTCGGGCTCAATCTCTATGTCATCCAGGCGGTCGGCAAGGCGACGATGGGCGAGGTTTCGTCCGGCGTCTGGCCGTTCCTCGCGATCATGCTGT